DNA from Pomacea canaliculata isolate SZHN2017 linkage group LG9, ASM307304v1, whole genome shotgun sequence:
GATTAGCTACATTCAAAGCTACATTTACATAGAGCACCTTTCCCAACAGCAAAGCCTTGCTCTGAGCTCTTTACATACAGATACATGAGCACCTCTCACCAATTGTTCAGGGTAGGCAGTACTGTACgtaattttacacacacacacacacattaatgtGTGACTGAAAGAAGCAGACCATGACAGAGTTTTGTGCGGCAACCTATATACTGTAAATACCAGCGTCTAGGATTTGATGTACAATACGGAGGGAATTAAAAAGATATCACAAAAACGGATTTGTCAGACGACAAGCCATAGAAAAAGGAAGCAAGGAACTGAAAGCTATGTGCCTGTACAATAAATCTCACTGACTCACTCCATGTCTAtcagttatgcccttcgcccctcctggtgcataggccatcgacgaccgccctccaacgcctcctgtcctgggctaccgtcaccagctgaccccatccaaatccggtgagcttggtgtcggcggcgaggtcccgtctccaggtgtttctcggccttcctcgcttcctctttccctgggggttccacgtcagcgattgtcttgtgacgttggatgttggtttccttagggtgtgtcctagccaaccccatcttctccgcaggatttcctcctctatgggctgttgtttcgttctctgccacaggtcggtgttgcttatcctctctggccagtgaattctgaggattctgcgcaggcactggttgacaaacgtttggatcttcttcgttgtgcccttggtcgtcctccatgtttctgctccgtatagcaggactgacttgacgttggagttgaagagacggatctttgtcgtgtagcctatgctcccggagctccagacctttccaagctttatgaaagcgcctcttgccttgttaattcttgtctttacatccgcgtctgtccctccctgtttgtccaccacactcccgaggtaggtaaaggtgtcgacttcttctagcggctccccatccaacctgattggctcttcgcagtcagtgttgaccttcaggatcttggtcttgcccttatggatgtgtagccccacttgtgccgaggctgactggatctctgatgtcttttcttgcatctgtcggtggctgtgggacaggagtgccagatcgtctgcaaagtcaaggtcgtctagttggttccacagagtccactggattccatttcgcctttcattggtggcttgcttcatcacccagtcgattgcgatcaggaacagcaacggtgaaagcaggcagccttgcctgacccctgtcctcacctcgaagcttcttgttagctgtctttcatgcactactcggcacgtcattccctcatatgagttgcggatcaggttgacgatcttcctcgggatgccatagtgtctcagcagtttccacagcgtctctcggtccacactgtcgaatgccttctcgtagtccacgaaattgacgtagagaggcgagttccactctatagactgttctacgatgatccgcagtgttgctatctggtctgtgcacgatcggtcttgtctgaagcctgcctgctgctctcgaagtatctggtccactgggcccttcagtctctccagtatGATTCTGTTGAAGACCTTGCCAGGCACGGACAAAAGAGTGATGCCTCTGTAGTTCTCGCATCGGCTGAGGTCCCCCTTCTTGGGGATCTTTATGAGatgtccttctttccagtctgccgggacctgttcctctttccaaaccctctcaaacagtctgtgcaacatgttgacggATAGGTCAGGGTCGGCTTTCAGTGCCTCTGCTGGTATCTCGTCTGGTCCTGGGGCTTTACTATTCTTCAGTTGTGTTATGGCTCTTCTGATCtcggttttggttggtttgttgcagttgatcggtaggtctctcgctgcttcttcgatgtctggtggatttactggtggtggtcggttgaGCAATTCCTCAAAGTGTTCGGCCCATCTGTTCAGCTGCTGGTCTGTTCCCATCAGTGTGTTGCCGTCTCTGCCCTTGACTGGTCGCTCTGAATGTCTAATCTTTCCAGTCAGCTTTTTGGTCGTATCGTACAGTCTCTTCATGTTCCTACTTGCTGctgcctcttctgcttctgttgctagCTCCTCTATGTGGTtcctcttgtcttgtttgatgctCCGCTTCACTTCGGCATTCGCTGTGCTATACTCTTTCTGCGCTATTGCCTTCTCCGATCTAGTTCTACTGTTgttgatttcagttttctttctctttctttcgaggatcttcttctgtgtttctggtgtgatccactctttctgttttggtttccttCTTCCAAGGACTTCCTCGCATGCTGTATTGAAAGACTCTCTGATGTTGTTCCACTGGGTCTCGATATTTGGGGGTGTCTCTTCGTCAAGTAGTTCTTGGAGTGCTTGAAATCtgttgtggactgctgtcttgtaTTCTCTTTCATCTTGGGTCTTTCAGGTAGTTCACGttgtatcttgcttttcttctttcgtggtctgtccagttcttcttcagctttagtTTAAGCTTTGCTGTCACAAGGTGGTGGTCGGACGCCACATCTGCTCCTCTCTTGACCCTGACATCCATCAACgatcttctgaacttttttgcGATGCATATGTGGTCTATTTGGTTCTCTGTCACATGGTCTGGTGAAACCCATGTTGCTCGGTGGAtcttcttgtgtgggaacacgcTTCCACCAATCACGTAGTTGTTCATGGcacagatgtcagcaaacagctcCCCGTTGTCGTTCATGTCTCCTAGACCGTGCTTCCCCATCACTTCTTCATATCCTGTATTGTCTGCTCCAATCTTAGCATTGAAGTCTCCCATGAGGATAttgatgtctctgtcactcagtCTGTTCAGGATGCTCTGCAATTCGTCGTAGAAGTGCTCCTTGGCGTCTtcactgctgtcgttggttGGGGCATAGCACAGGATCACATTCATCTttagtctcttcttctttgtagaGAAGGACGCTGTGATGAATCGGGGACCTCTTGCCTCCCAGCCAATAAGCGCCTTCTGTGCTTCCTTCTCCAGCATGAACGCTAcgccctctgtgtgtggtgcgccGTCTTCCTCATGCCCCGAGAAGAGGATTAGCTCGCCTGTTGCCAATCGCTGTTGTCCTGACTGCGTCCACCTAGTTTCACAAAGTCCGAGGAGTGACAGTTTGTAGTCTCGCATTTCTGCTGCTATCTGGGCTGCCTTTCCTGCCTCGAACATAGTTCGCACGTTCCACGTGCCcatggaaagtgttttcctgGTCGATAGAAGGGTGGTCGGTGTTGTAGCTTCCGAAGATCGGCTTTCACCGCAACACGTCATACTCCCTCTAGGTGAaggcccttcctcttccaggactgttggccattgttttgctgttgtcgatgtttttgtagcaagggtttgttttacggggtgggggtgctagccccacgcccaaccctcctcctttttcagccgggcttgggaccgtccttggcggagtttCCATGTCTATAGTCTGGGTTAAATTTTGAATGGCGTCCTCAACCTTTCCACCTGAAGCGATTGCTGAATAGGCGAGGGCTTCGTAATTATTCCTGACTTTGTGGTGGAATAAactgctgttctttctttcttgcatgTATTTTTCCTCCTCAAAAAGGCACAAGCCGCcattataaatttattactttttatttccttgggttgttttttttaaagcattcgTGTCTTTGCgtaagatttttatgttttcgtGTTCACCGCGGGATTCGGTAAACTAAAATCTCTTTCGCCCCATATTCTCCACGCTCTCGTTCTCATAGTACAAAGCCTCCTAGAGGCAGAAGAACTGTTCAACTAAACAACAACTTTTTTGTTACGATTGTTTCAGATGGACACGACGGACGCCCCTGACCAAGACACCTGCTGTCAGCTGTGGAAGCAGTCTCAGGAGGAGCTGGTCCAGCTGATGCTCAAGCTGAAGGAGATCGCCCACAAGTTCGACATCGAGACCACCAGGTGTCTCACTGGCGGAGGTCAGGGTGCGTGCATCGTGCTCGAGAATGGAGGCACCTCAACGTTAAGCCTGAAGAAAGTCATGGACGATCTGGACAACAGCGTGGACAACCTGCAGAAAGAAGTGTACAGACATTTATTCCACGCACACAGCAGTGTGCCGCTGCGACGTCAAAGAGGCCGAACAGGTAAGAGACTCTTTGCTCTATAATTAGTCTCcattgcctttaaaaaaaaatagagcgtGGCATGTAACAACTCGCAACTTTTCGAAAGAAAGTGTTTGTTAATGTTGTCAATAACAgtaataacgacgacgacgacgacgacgatgatgatgatgatgatgatgatgatgatgatgatgatgatgatgatgatgatgatgatgatgatgaggaggaggaggaggaggaggaggaggaggaggaggaggaggaggaggccacCTATTGAGTCAGGTGTGCTGGAGCAGTCACGATtcccagacagacagacagcggAGAATCTGAACATCCTTGAACAGACCTCTGTTACAACTTTCCTCCTCCAGAGCACCTCACGTGGGATTTGTTTAAATACAATGCTGACGTAATGCGAAagtgtgtacatacatgtacatgggGGATGTGTTATCTGTGGGCCACAAACAGTACAACTGAACCCTGAGTGGGTTTTCCGGCAGTTTTATGTTTAGAAGACGGAGACATCTTCCTGGTTCCTCTCAAGCAGAGAAGAAATGAGCTTTTCTTACCTGTCAGGGGAAAGAAAAGTTACCTGTGCAGTTAAACGTCCCGGCCTTGCACCACTTCTTAGTAGGGTGCAAAATGTTTATCTAATGGTTGGGCAAAACTCAGTGCATGATACTGATACTATTTCCcacaaattataattattaaagcTTTTTACTGTGTGGTGGTGACCTCAGTGCGATGCACATGGAAGCTACAAATAGccgacagtcaaccatacaggAAGCACAACACCATGGCAAACATAAGCAAAGTGCGTGTTAGAGTGAGCAGAATATATAATACTTTGGGTAAATAGTCTCCTCCTGCTCTagagatacacacctacaaatatTATTATGGACCACCACCTGCTGGGACGTTTACATATTGTGACAGTCTGTTCAAAACCCACTTCGCCATTTTGACTACCTTCTGTGCTATCGCCTTTTCGGATGGATGTGATTTTCACCCCAATCTTGGTCAGTTTTATATCGACTTATTCTTATTCATGCTAGCTGCCAAAGCTATTGTCTAAATATGTGCAGACACTACTTGGTTTCAAATgcaaaaagttttctttaattaagtTTTAGATACTATCAAACGCAACAGACGTCTGCGCATGATGATGTTTCGTCGTCAACAacattgtttaatatttcaaaGTTACATATTATTCTATTGTTTAGATATAAACACAATTAGCTTAGTTCTTATTCTTAAATAGTCACGGGATGACCTTTAGCTTTACTTTATGAGCATTAATTCAATAAATCTGCATCTGTAAGCAATGCAATGCTAacactgactgactgatgaTGTTTTTGAAATTCTGGATTACTGTCAGCATCACTTTGCTTGTGTGGCTAGTTACATTCTGTAGTTTTGGCTCTGTCTGATTTTCTGTTAAATAATCTGATAACACAAAAGTAATCCAAGGAATCACCAGTCATACTCCttgcaaagaaaggaaactgCAGACACAGCCAAAACTTCCTTCACACCTGGCAATGAGGGATTGAGGGAGGGAAGACACTGATCTTGGactattacattatttttgctGACCCAGTATTCTTGATCTTTCCGATCTTTTTCAGAGAATGACAGAGACAGTGCGTATCACAGCGCAAATATCAGTAAGAAGATTTTTTCCTTGTATCATACCCTAACCTTTATATGATGCTAGTCTACATAATATGATTGGTACCCTACCCTGCGACAATCacccttttttcttcctttcttactTATTCATTAATTTCTTCATCCCTTACTTTTATCATTTTCGTATATCTTTCTTTTGGTACTTTTTCGTGATATTTGTAAGTGCCCCACACTTTCAATCTGTTGT
Protein-coding regions in this window:
- the LOC112572122 gene encoding uncharacterized protein LOC112572122 codes for the protein MDTTDAPDQDTCCQLWKQSQEELVQLMLKLKEIAHKFDIETTRCLTGGGQGACIVLENGGTSTLSLKKVMDDLDNSVDNLQKEVYRHLFHAHSSVPLRRQRGRTENDRDSAYHSANIMPPVPETGDEDKCGEESQPFEHDESGNA